From one Brachypodium distachyon strain Bd21 chromosome 4, Brachypodium_distachyon_v3.0, whole genome shotgun sequence genomic stretch:
- the LOC106866810 gene encoding uncharacterized protein LOC106866810 → MVYPTEGVSINEIETTSAIDKYFVHHVPADLGFEYQSSVSRPWDPGRVIFSRVTDLCFRPIKSVPSRDEYGTTDVPSASGNFDESRKDGQGTARNKTTDNRSIPNSERKMEAKLLKILAMLLAFCLCNTSCDALCSLSDLQVAQRTARTKVGRYQEFSVEVRNSCICSQTNVKLLCPGFQSAIRVDPAVIRADPDGQLCTLNDGRAVRSGDVIKFVYAWTTTFSFAPVNSTLACS, encoded by the exons ATGGTTTATCCTACGGAGGGTGTCAGCATAAATGAGATTGAGACCACTTCCGCCATCGACAAATACTTTGTTCATCATGTACCCGCCGATCTGGGCTTCGAGTACCAGAGCAGCGTGTCCAGGCCATGGGACCCTGGGAGGGTGATCTTCTCAAGAGTAACTGATTTGTGTTTCAGACCAATCAAG AGTGTGCCCAGCCGTGATGAATATGGGACAACGGATGTCCCCAGCGCCAGTGGAAACTTTGATGAAAGTAGAAAAGACG GGCAAGGCACTGCAAGAAACAAGACAACAGATAATCGATCAATACCAAACTCAGAGAGGAAAATGGAGGCCAAGCTGCTGAAGATCCTCGCCATGTTGCTCGCGTTCTGCCTTTGCAACACATCCT GTGACGCGCTGTGCTCTCTGTCGGATCTCCAGGTGGCCCAGAGGACGGCGAGGACCAAGGTGGGAAGGTACCAGGAGTTCTCCGTGGAGGTGAGAAACAGCTGCATCTGCTCACAGACCAACGTGAAGCTCCTGTGCCCAGGGTTCCAATCCGCCATCCGCGTCGACCCAGCCGTGATCCGGGCGGACCCAGACGGCCAGCTCTGCACCCTCAACGACGGCCGCGCCGTGAGGAGCGGCGACGTGATCAAGTTCGTCTACGCGTGGACCACCACTTTCAGCTTCGCGCCCGTCAACTCTACACTCGCCTGCTCCTGA
- the LOC104584985 gene encoding uncharacterized protein LOC104584985 → MAVSHYAYLKLKMPGPSGVITVSGNFTRSDLCDKEFHTISESFSMHEEFEQQKASTGLEQTPISKKPAHQPKFNKKVDTKEVQVHPTDSSKTAVISTSLPPAQENALVEFLHERWEIFPWCQQTCQEFPGN, encoded by the coding sequence ATGGCGGTCTCGCATTACGCTTATCTCAAGCTCAAAATGCCAGGGCCCAGCGGCGTGATCACCGTTTCAGGAAATTTCACGCGATCAGACCTCTGCGACAAAGAATTCCACACAATTTCTGAGTCCTTCagcatgcatgaagaatttgaGCAGCAAAAAGCCTCAACTGGCTTAGAGCAAACACCAATCTCTAAGAAGCCGGCTCATCAGCCCAAGTTCAACAAGAAAGTGGACACCAAGGAGGTCCAGGTCCATCCGACCGACTCTAGCAAGACCGCTGTCATATCTACAAGCCTTCCTCCGGCACAGGAGAACGCGCTCGTCGAGTTCCTCCATGAGCGCTGGGAAATCTTTCCCTGGTGCCAGCAGACATGCCAGGAATTCCCAGGGAATTAG